In Aliarcobacter faecis, a genomic segment contains:
- a CDS encoding GNAT family N-acetyltransferase produces MIQKANKNNINNIAKLIINAIDDIANTLTGEKDEKKVINTLEKYIKMEICRLSHNNIYTYTKDEKIVGILIAYSSNDVETLDKPILDVLKNKGIFRDSFEKECFSNEFYLDTISVDENFQRQGIAKEFFTYFFDLAKQKGFKKASLLVDYKKEKARSLYEKMGFCINDTLEVSGTNFYHMIKEV; encoded by the coding sequence TTGATACAAAAAGCAAATAAAAACAATATAAATAATATTGCAAAACTAATAATAAATGCAATAGATGATATAGCAAACACGCTAACTGGTGAAAAAGATGAAAAAAAGGTTATAAATACTTTAGAAAAGTATATAAAAATGGAGATTTGCCGTCTTTCACACAACAATATTTACACATATACAAAAGATGAAAAAATAGTAGGAATTTTAATAGCTTACTCTTCAAATGATGTTGAAACTTTGGATAAACCAATACTAGATGTTCTAAAAAACAAAGGAATTTTTAGAGATAGTTTTGAAAAAGAGTGTTTTTCAAATGAGTTCTATCTTGATACAATAAGTGTTGATGAAAACTTTCAAAGGCAAGGAATTGCCAAAGAGTTTTTTACCTATTTCTTTGATTTAGCAAAACAAAAAGGATTTAAAAAAGCTTCACTTTTGGTTGATTATAAAAAAGAGAAAGCTAGAAGTTTGTATGAAAAAATGGGCTTTTGTATAAATGATACATTAGAAGTATCTGGAACTAACTTTTATCATATGATAAAAGAAGTTTAA
- a CDS encoding ATP-binding protein yields MENIQQLFYQLLQKFDVPYERYFFSKVNFDEKLIGILGDRGIGKTTFLLQYLKKSSLKLNEKLYINAEYIEISSKNLFELAQEFSQKSGKLLVIDEIHKLDNFEKELKLIYDYLDLKVIFSGSSALKLEHSKADLSRRAILYRFQGLSFREFLELKLNKEFPKYTLDELVENHMQIAYDLSSNFKPFEYFKEYLEYGYYPFYFDTPKENFYIRLNEVINTTIEFDLSHIFNIEPKFIIKLKQLVSLICQSKPYELNLSKLAQKIEINRNTLYQYIYYLGRGNLFNIIYSKTRGDNIFTKPQKLYLANTNLNFAYSNQNEIGTIRETFFANQLKEQYEVLYPTSGDFLIDERFIFEIGGKNKSFSQIKDIENSFIVADDIEIGSSGKIPLWLFGFLY; encoded by the coding sequence ATGGAGAATATTCAACAACTTTTTTATCAACTTTTACAAAAATTTGATGTTCCGTATGAAAGATATTTTTTCTCTAAAGTAAATTTTGATGAAAAATTAATTGGTATTTTAGGAGATAGAGGTATCGGAAAAACTACATTTTTACTTCAATATCTTAAAAAATCTTCTTTAAAATTGAATGAGAAACTATATATAAATGCCGAATATATAGAAATTAGCAGTAAAAATCTTTTTGAACTTGCACAAGAATTTTCGCAAAAGAGTGGAAAACTTTTGGTAATAGATGAGATACATAAACTTGATAATTTTGAAAAAGAGTTGAAACTAATTTATGATTATTTAGATTTAAAAGTTATTTTTAGTGGAAGTAGTGCTTTAAAACTTGAACATTCAAAAGCTGATTTAAGTAGACGAGCTATTTTATATAGATTCCAAGGTTTGAGTTTTAGAGAGTTTCTAGAGTTAAAACTAAATAAAGAATTTCCCAAATATACTCTTGATGAGTTAGTAGAAAATCATATGCAAATAGCTTATGATTTGAGTTCAAACTTTAAACCTTTTGAGTATTTCAAAGAGTATTTGGAGTATGGGTACTATCCTTTTTATTTTGATACACCCAAAGAGAATTTTTATATAAGGTTAAATGAAGTTATAAATACCACAATAGAGTTTGATTTAAGCCATATTTTCAATATTGAACCAAAGTTTATTATAAAATTAAAACAACTTGTATCTTTGATTTGTCAAAGTAAACCTTATGAGTTAAATTTATCAAAACTTGCACAAAAAATAGAGATAAATAGAAATACACTTTATCAATATATCTATTATTTAGGTCGTGGGAATTTGTTTAATATTATTTATTCAAAAACAAGAGGTGATAATATCTTTACAAAACCTCAAAAACTATATTTAGCAAATACAAATTTAAACTTTGCCTACTCAAATCAAAATGAAATAGGAACAATAAGAGAGACTTTTTTTGCAAATCAATTAAAAGAGCAATATGAAGTTTTATATCCAACAAGTGGAGATTTTTTAATAGATGAGAGATTTATTTTTGAAATAGGTGGAAAAAATAAAAGTTTTTCTCAAATCAAAGATATAGAAAATAGCTTTATAGTTGCTGATGATATAGAGATTGGTTCAAGTGGAAAAATTCCACTTTGGCTTTTTGGGTTTTTGTATTAA
- a CDS encoding HoxN/HupN/NixA family nickel/cobalt transporter, which produces MIRYFIIFLFLKSFLFGCALCSVYTPKTYIYTDIKANNENIETINIKWKFEKEFTDELLQIYDLNLDKTFDSKELKLIEDSLIDYLASKDFITKIYYDNDTKEKKLNFVVKDYKMSFKKGILGFEYNISLNQRIYDKSSLRIAVFDKDGYFFTIFEAKNQTFDTLYKFKKSIKINEVSYTFDDINLSQKQEIKKENLSDELKQEKKENIEPTIVKVDEKPKGLLDKFIENIKKSLVDIENGDKFALIFLLMASFLYGVIHALGPGHGKALAFSYFSSQKSTYFEAFIISLLSAFVHIIGALFIVIFSVFILQSVLNNFLENSVSYITATSAIIIMFLALYILYRKIKKKNCSCVSCSVELKTTKFDLKPQNQNISFVKTSQNKPIVVKKRSKKQDLIFVLTAGIVPCPGTVLLFVYAFLLKTYFAVIMASISISLGMAIVIFASSFLGVSLHKLSSKSKNIVNILEIVAPIFMFILALLLLLSSIKL; this is translated from the coding sequence ATGATTAGATATTTTATAATTTTTCTTTTTTTAAAGAGCTTCCTATTTGGATGCGCTTTATGTTCAGTTTATACTCCAAAAACATATATTTATACAGATATAAAAGCCAATAATGAGAATATTGAAACTATAAATATAAAGTGGAAATTTGAAAAAGAGTTTACAGATGAGCTTCTACAAATATATGATTTGAATTTAGATAAAACTTTTGATAGTAAAGAGTTAAAGTTAATAGAAGATTCTTTAATTGATTATTTAGCTTCTAAAGATTTTATAACAAAAATCTATTATGACAACGATACAAAAGAGAAAAAATTGAATTTTGTAGTTAAAGATTACAAAATGAGTTTTAAAAAAGGTATTCTAGGGTTTGAGTACAATATATCTTTAAATCAAAGAATTTATGATAAAAGTAGTTTAAGAATTGCTGTTTTTGACAAAGATGGCTATTTCTTTACAATATTTGAAGCTAAAAATCAGACTTTTGATACTCTATATAAATTTAAGAAATCAATAAAAATAAATGAAGTTTCATATACTTTTGATGATATAAATTTATCTCAAAAACAAGAGATTAAAAAAGAGAATTTAAGTGATGAATTAAAGCAAGAGAAAAAAGAGAATATTGAGCCAACAATTGTAAAGGTAGATGAAAAGCCAAAAGGTTTGTTAGATAAATTTATAGAAAATATTAAAAAATCTTTGGTAGATATTGAAAATGGTGATAAATTTGCTTTAATATTTTTACTTATGGCATCTTTTTTATATGGAGTAATTCATGCTTTAGGACCTGGTCATGGAAAAGCTTTGGCATTTTCGTACTTTTCATCTCAAAAAAGTACTTATTTTGAAGCTTTTATAATCTCACTATTAAGTGCTTTTGTACATATAATAGGTGCTTTGTTTATAGTTATTTTTTCAGTTTTTATTCTTCAAAGTGTGTTAAATAATTTTTTAGAAAATAGTGTTTCATATATTACAGCTACTAGTGCAATAATAATTATGTTTTTAGCTTTATATATTTTATATAGAAAAATAAAGAAAAAAAATTGTTCTTGTGTCTCTTGTAGTGTAGAGTTAAAAACTACAAAGTTTGATTTAAAACCACAAAATCAAAATATAAGTTTTGTAAAAACATCTCAAAATAAACCTATTGTAGTTAAAAAAAGAAGTAAAAAACAAGATTTGATTTTTGTTTTAACTGCTGGAATAGTTCCATGTCCAGGGACTGTTTTACTTTTTGTTTATGCTTTTTTACTAAAAACTTATTTTGCAGTAATAATGGCTAGTATTAGTATAAGCTTAGGTATGGCAATAGTTATTTTTGCTTCATCATTTTTAGGAGTAAGTTTACATAAATTATCTTCAAAATCAAAAAATATTGTAAATATTTTAGAGATAGTTGCTCCTATTTTTATGTTTATTTTGGCACTTTTATTACTTTTAAGTTCTATAAAGCTATAA
- a CDS encoding metal ABC transporter solute-binding protein, Zn/Mn family — protein MKKILLIVTFLMLNLFASKPELTVTILPQKYFVQKIVKDKFDINVMVPPGSSPHNFEPKPSAMKALFNSKAYFTIGDPSEKAWIEKFKQNAKNTIFVDTTLGIEKIEMLAHEHHDEGEHDHEHHDHSHHNHSHGDEDALDPHIWLEPNLVKIQAKNIYEAIIKIDEVNSNFYKANYEEFLDELTKLDLKLQNILAPYKNRAFMVFHPSWGYFAKRYDLEQIAIEMQGKEPKPNELVNLIDEAKKHDIKVLFVSQQFSQTTAKTISKNLNANIVIIDPLSEDFENELIKTAEEIAKSYK, from the coding sequence ATGAAAAAAATATTATTAATAGTTACATTTTTGATGTTAAATTTATTTGCTTCAAAACCAGAACTTACAGTTACAATTTTACCACAAAAATATTTTGTACAAAAAATTGTAAAAGATAAATTTGATATCAATGTAATGGTGCCTCCAGGAAGCTCTCCACATAATTTTGAACCAAAACCATCTGCTATGAAAGCACTATTTAATTCAAAGGCTTATTTTACAATAGGAGATCCTAGTGAAAAAGCTTGGATTGAAAAATTTAAGCAAAATGCAAAAAATACAATTTTTGTAGATACAACTTTAGGAATTGAAAAAATAGAGATGTTAGCTCATGAACATCATGATGAAGGTGAACACGACCACGAACACCATGACCATTCACACCACAATCATTCTCATGGTGATGAAGATGCACTTGACCCACATATTTGGTTAGAGCCAAATTTAGTAAAAATTCAAGCAAAAAATATTTATGAAGCAATTATTAAAATAGATGAAGTAAATAGTAATTTTTATAAAGCAAATTATGAAGAGTTTTTAGATGAACTTACAAAACTTGATTTAAAATTACAAAATATTTTAGCACCTTATAAAAATAGAGCTTTTATGGTATTTCATCCATCATGGGGATATTTTGCTAAACGATATGATTTAGAGCAAATTGCTATTGAGATGCAAGGGAAAGAGCCAAAACCAAATGAGTTAGTAAATCTAATAGATGAAGCAAAAAAACATGATATTAAGGTACTTTTTGTAAGTCAGCAATTTTCACAAACAACAGCAAAAACAATCTCAAAAAATCTTAATGCAAATATTGTAATAATAGATCCTTTAAGTGAAGATTTTGAAAATGAATTGATAAAAACAGCAGAGGAAATAGCAAAAAGTTACAAATGA
- a CDS encoding Fur family transcriptional regulator — protein sequence MDNLKQTNNFSNIKLTVARKSILDILVNSKKPLCYEDIKDKISMDKATFYRNIAIFEEENIVNSFESNDKKRYFEIKDKEHIHFICSNCSAIECIYENPNFSLNDYKIDNIILKGKCKECNKNE from the coding sequence ATGGATAATTTAAAACAAACAAATAATTTCTCAAATATAAAACTAACTGTTGCTAGAAAATCTATCTTAGATATTTTAGTAAATTCAAAAAAACCCCTATGTTATGAGGATATAAAAGATAAAATATCTATGGACAAAGCAACTTTTTATAGAAACATAGCAATCTTTGAAGAGGAAAATATTGTAAACTCCTTTGAATCAAATGATAAAAAAAGATATTTTGAGATAAAAGATAAGGAACATATACATTTTATTTGCTCAAACTGTTCAGCAATTGAATGTATCTATGAAAATCCAAATTTTTCCCTAAATGATTATAAAATAGACAATATAATTCTAAAAGGAAAATGTAAGGAGTGTAATAAAAATGAATAA
- the nhaA gene encoding Na+/H+ antiporter NhaA, whose protein sequence is MNNSFFTKRHFAQIIKLKQRYNFIKNFISIETLSGFILFAVTVFAVIIANSSYSDFYFDILKSPISIGFGENSFSMSTLHWINDVLMAIFFLVVGLEIKRDMLIGELSSVKKASFPIIAAIGGMIIPALIYLFLNKEYPIGFGIPMATDIAFALGILLLLGNRVSMSIKLFLVTLAVVDDLGAIVVVAVFYTSEINYLFFIHAFVVYSLLLLLNYFNVKKLLPYLVLGLFLWIFVHKIGIHSTIAGVLLAFTIPLKDKKIKDIKVEENSSPLEKLEHALHNFSAFLIMPLFALANAGVIIDFSSVIEHKMIVLGVALGLLIGKPIGIFLFTYIATKLKIAAKPANVTWSEIVAVGFLGGIGFTMSIFISNLAFSDERIVSAVKIGIFASSISAAIIGITLLILKRK, encoded by the coding sequence ATGAATAATTCCTTTTTTACTAAAAGACATTTTGCACAAATTATAAAATTAAAACAACGATATAACTTTATTAAAAACTTTATCTCTATTGAAACTTTAAGTGGATTTATCCTCTTTGCTGTTACAGTTTTTGCTGTAATTATAGCAAACTCTAGCTATTCTGATTTCTATTTTGATATTTTAAAAAGCCCTATTTCTATAGGTTTTGGAGAAAATAGTTTCTCAATGAGTACTCTTCACTGGATAAATGATGTTTTGATGGCTATATTTTTCTTAGTTGTTGGGCTTGAAATAAAAAGAGATATGTTAATTGGAGAGCTTTCAAGTGTAAAAAAAGCCTCTTTTCCAATAATCGCAGCAATTGGAGGAATGATAATTCCAGCTTTAATTTACCTATTTTTAAATAAAGAGTACCCAATAGGCTTTGGAATTCCAATGGCAACAGATATCGCTTTTGCACTAGGTATTTTATTACTTTTAGGAAATCGTGTAAGTATGTCAATAAAGCTCTTTTTAGTAACTTTAGCTGTTGTTGATGATTTGGGTGCAATTGTTGTTGTTGCAGTATTTTATACAAGTGAGATAAATTATCTATTTTTTATTCATGCTTTTGTTGTTTATTCACTTTTATTACTTTTAAACTATTTTAATGTTAAAAAACTTCTTCCTTATTTAGTTTTAGGACTGTTTTTATGGATTTTTGTTCATAAAATAGGAATTCACTCAACAATTGCAGGAGTTTTATTAGCTTTTACAATTCCACTTAAAGATAAAAAGATAAAAGATATAAAAGTAGAAGAAAACAGTTCACCTTTAGAAAAACTAGAACATGCTCTACACAACTTTAGTGCTTTTTTGATTATGCCACTTTTTGCACTTGCAAATGCTGGAGTTATCATAGATTTTTCAAGTGTTATAGAGCATAAAATGATAGTTTTAGGAGTTGCCTTAGGACTTTTAATAGGAAAACCTATTGGTATTTTTCTATTTACATATATTGCTACAAAACTAAAAATTGCAGCAAAACCAGCAAATGTAACTTGGAGTGAAATAGTTGCAGTTGGTTTCTTAGGTGGAATTGGATTTACGATGTCAATATTTATCTCTAATCTAGCATTTAGTGATGAAAGAATAGTTAGTGCAGTTAAAATTGGAATTTTTGCTAGTTCTATTAGTGCTGCTATTATTGGTATAACTCTTTTAATTTTAAAGAGAAAATAA
- a CDS encoding TonB-dependent siderophore receptor encodes MRIFRKKIIPLSLCLSMILTTQVVAKETILLDTIEVSENENSKSGSSENGYVVKELKQVGPWGEKSLQDTPYSMTVMPQELIENSISGDMDQVYKMNPIIQNSAPTSVYGTPYAAFRGFHSQVGIMDGLRLSSTSTGIAMEELERVEIINGLTGFMYGVSGSEGIGGTTNYVLKRPTYQRLINLTLGNYGNQQWFGHIDLGDKIDEKGKFAYRLNASYQNGETGKQNQNVERSLISGALDWNVTDDFQLQLEAAHTYYRIDGIDSRFYAYKDSNYGALNYWIKPLKNDKTYTTDWTYLETKTDRFGLNATWNINDIFTFRSAYMYKEDRQESINMYPAYFADSGWVNGWVSKSTPSWNIA; translated from the coding sequence ATGAGAATTTTTAGAAAAAAGATAATACCATTATCTCTTTGCTTATCAATGATTTTAACTACACAAGTAGTGGCAAAAGAGACAATACTTCTTGATACAATAGAAGTTTCGGAGAATGAAAACTCTAAAAGTGGAAGTAGTGAAAATGGTTATGTTGTAAAAGAGCTTAAACAAGTTGGACCTTGGGGAGAAAAATCACTACAAGATACTCCATACTCTATGACAGTTATGCCTCAAGAACTTATTGAGAATTCTATATCAGGTGATATGGATCAAGTTTATAAAATGAATCCAATTATTCAAAACTCTGCCCCAACTTCAGTCTATGGAACACCTTATGCTGCATTTAGAGGCTTTCATAGTCAAGTAGGAATTATGGATGGATTAAGGCTTTCTTCTACTTCAACTGGTATTGCTATGGAAGAACTTGAAAGAGTTGAGATAATAAATGGGCTTACAGGATTTATGTATGGAGTTTCAGGAAGTGAAGGGATAGGTGGAACAACAAATTATGTACTTAAAAGACCAACTTATCAAAGACTTATAAACCTAACTTTAGGAAATTATGGAAATCAACAATGGTTTGGGCATATTGATTTAGGTGATAAAATAGATGAAAAGGGAAAATTTGCATATAGATTAAATGCGTCATATCAAAATGGAGAGACGGGAAAACAGAATCAAAATGTAGAAAGAAGTTTAATAAGTGGGGCATTAGATTGGAATGTAACAGATGATTTTCAACTTCAATTAGAAGCAGCACATACTTATTATAGAATTGATGGTATTGATTCTAGATTTTATGCTTATAAGGATAGTAATTATGGAGCATTAAATTATTGGATAAAACCTTTAAAAAATGATAAAACATATACTACAGATTGGACATATCTTGAAACAAAAACAGATAGATTTGGATTAAATGCAACTTGGAATATAAATGATATTTTTACATTTAGAAGTGCTTATATGTATAAAGAAGATAGACAAGAATCAATAAATATGTATCCTGCATATTTTGCTGATTCAGGTTGGGTAAATGGTTGGGTTTCAAAAAGTACACCATCTTGGAATATTGCATAA
- a CDS encoding cytochrome-c peroxidase: MKNLKNIALCTLLASNLLANSISKEDLGKALFFDVNLSKNRTQSCATCHNPEAGFVDDRDNGINKMASLGDDLKSLGDRQAPTASYAKFSPKFHFDEKKALYKGGQFWDGRETSLEGQAGGPPLNPIEMGMPDKKSVVDRLKENSFYVDSFKSMFGNDIFEDNEKAYKAMTEVIASFEKTDEFSPFDSKYDRYLRGEYDLTPLEDLGMSIFFSNNNNSCATCHVLKGEGKEGETFTNYEFHNIGVPVNKELRDKNGVKEKDLGLLANTNVKDKNQIGKYKTPTLRNVAVTSPYMHNGVFKDLRTVVEFYDKYNNKERVLNPETKEPWDEPEHKDTISLKELKANAQNDRKVDALVAFMKLLTDKRYEYLLEKKER, translated from the coding sequence ATGAAAAATTTAAAAAACATAGCTCTTTGCACACTTCTAGCATCGAACTTACTAGCAAATAGTATTTCAAAAGAGGATTTAGGAAAAGCTTTATTTTTTGATGTGAATTTATCAAAGAATAGAACTCAAAGTTGTGCAACTTGCCATAATCCAGAAGCTGGTTTTGTTGATGATAGAGATAATGGTATAAATAAAATGGCATCTTTAGGAGATGATTTAAAATCTTTAGGAGATAGACAAGCCCCAACAGCTTCTTATGCAAAATTTTCTCCAAAATTCCATTTTGATGAAAAAAAGGCTCTTTATAAAGGTGGACAGTTTTGGGATGGAAGAGAGACTTCTTTGGAAGGACAAGCTGGTGGTCCACCATTAAATCCAATTGAGATGGGAATGCCAGATAAAAAATCTGTTGTTGATAGATTAAAAGAGAATAGTTTTTATGTAGATAGTTTTAAATCTATGTTTGGAAATGATATATTTGAAGATAATGAAAAAGCTTATAAAGCTATGACAGAAGTTATTGCAAGTTTTGAAAAGACAGATGAATTTTCCCCTTTTGATTCAAAATATGATAGATACTTAAGAGGAGAATATGATTTAACTCCTCTTGAAGATTTAGGAATGTCAATTTTCTTTTCAAATAATAATAATTCCTGTGCTACATGCCATGTTTTAAAAGGTGAAGGAAAAGAGGGTGAAACTTTTACGAATTATGAATTTCATAATATTGGAGTTCCTGTAAATAAGGAGTTAAGAGATAAAAATGGTGTTAAAGAGAAAGATTTAGGGCTTTTAGCAAATACAAATGTAAAAGATAAAAATCAAATAGGAAAATACAAAACACCAACTTTAAGAAATGTAGCTGTAACTTCTCCTTATATGCATAATGGAGTTTTTAAAGATTTGCGAACAGTTGTAGAGTTTTATGATAAATATAATAATAAAGAAAGAGTTCTAAATCCTGAAACAAAAGAGCCTTGGGATGAACCAGAGCATAAAGATACAATATCTTTAAAAGAGTTAAAAGCAAATGCTCAAAATGATAGAAAAGTAGATGCTTTAGTAGCATTTATGAAGCTTCTAACAGATAAAAGATATGAATATCTTTTAGAAAAAAAAGAGAGATAA
- a CDS encoding sterol desaturase family protein, whose protein sequence is MELLALDFLTNPNKRVYWLYILSSFFLAILYFYFTNKNTKLILSHKLWLHPSAKLDYIYFFLSNLVNIFLIVPLIFSAKSVSLFTNKFLYQNFGFIEINYFTYFEITILYTVAIFVFSDFTRYWLHRFLHTIPFLWEFHKVHHSAKVLTPITFYRVHPVENFLFGLRYAFSVGFITGIFIYLFGAKINIYMVFGVNILVFITSIFGSNLRHSHVPFAYFSFIEKWFLSPKQHQIHHDKKHFNKNYGGYIAIWDRVFGSLALSKDVKILKFGLRKNQMSDYSSIKDLYLRPFINLLKKKGIYEKFKKHSSLHTSSIELTSK, encoded by the coding sequence TTGGAGCTTCTTGCCCTTGATTTTTTAACCAATCCAAATAAAAGAGTATATTGGTTATATATACTCTCTAGCTTTTTTTTAGCTATTTTGTATTTTTATTTTACAAATAAAAATACAAAATTAATACTCTCTCATAAACTTTGGTTACATCCTAGTGCAAAGCTCGATTATATTTACTTTTTTTTATCAAATTTAGTAAATATTTTTTTAATAGTTCCTCTTATATTTAGTGCAAAGAGTGTTTCACTTTTTACAAATAAATTTTTATATCAGAATTTTGGTTTTATAGAAATTAATTATTTTACATATTTTGAGATAACAATTCTTTATACAGTTGCTATTTTTGTATTTAGTGATTTTACACGATATTGGTTACATAGATTTTTGCATACAATTCCATTTCTTTGGGAGTTTCATAAAGTTCATCATAGTGCAAAAGTTTTAACTCCTATTACATTTTATAGAGTTCATCCTGTTGAAAATTTCTTATTTGGACTTAGATATGCTTTTAGTGTAGGGTTTATAACAGGTATTTTTATATATCTATTTGGTGCAAAAATAAATATTTATATGGTTTTTGGAGTAAATATTTTGGTTTTCATAACTTCAATTTTTGGTTCAAATTTAAGGCACTCTCATGTTCCATTTGCTTATTTTTCTTTTATAGAAAAGTGGTTTTTATCTCCAAAACAGCATCAAATTCATCATGATAAGAAACATTTTAATAAAAATTATGGAGGATATATTGCTATTTGGGATAGAGTTTTTGGAAGTTTAGCTCTTTCAAAAGATGTAAAAATTCTTAAATTTGGGCTTAGAAAAAATCAAATGAGTGATTATAGTTCAATAAAAGATTTGTATTTACGACCATTTATAAACTTATTAAAAAAGAAAGGAATTTATGAAAAATTTAAAAAACATAGCTCTTTGCACACTTCTAGCATCGAACTTACTAGCAAATAG
- a CDS encoding imelysin family protein, giving the protein MKKIFLIFLFFIVSLNAESSVFQSVIKNVALKDTQSAINSAKKLQENINSANFTEFLQDWKRVEANYLAGEINSDYLDTPRYIDVFNNLKEDLNSQMQRVIDSQTDVKKALFKNSFKTVNALEYVIFSSKELDSRKKEIVKEILSSIISKLEEIKEVYETYLKSGVPNELEDNAKLINTLVASSYRLKEWRIGNPAGLSSKYKNDAKNSRAEYFLSQNSFLAIDAILDAQKEMIANQNYINLLNLAKNKNAVSDLEAVVLKIDEAKKELKGLPQDDFTNAKKLFDLSAQIHDLYYITIIEKLGLKPEILDADGD; this is encoded by the coding sequence GTGAAAAAGATATTTTTAATATTTTTGTTTTTTATTGTAAGTTTAAATGCAGAGAGTTCAGTTTTTCAAAGTGTTATTAAAAATGTAGCATTAAAAGATACACAAAGTGCAATAAATAGTGCAAAAAAGTTGCAAGAGAATATAAATAGTGCTAATTTTACAGAGTTTTTACAAGATTGGAAAAGAGTTGAAGCTAATTATTTAGCAGGAGAAATAAATAGTGATTATTTAGATACTCCAAGATATATAGATGTTTTTAATAACTTAAAAGAGGATTTAAATTCTCAAATGCAAAGGGTAATAGATAGTCAAACTGATGTAAAAAAAGCTCTGTTTAAAAACTCATTTAAGACAGTAAATGCCTTAGAGTATGTTATTTTCTCTTCAAAAGAGTTAGATAGTAGAAAAAAAGAGATTGTAAAAGAGATTTTGAGTTCAATTATTTCAAAATTAGAAGAGATTAAAGAGGTTTATGAAACTTATTTAAAAAGTGGAGTTCCAAATGAACTAGAAGATAATGCAAAGTTGATAAATACATTAGTTGCTTCTTCATATAGATTAAAAGAGTGGAGAATTGGAAATCCTGCTGGATTATCTTCAAAATATAAAAATGATGCTAAAAATAGTAGAGCAGAGTATTTTTTAAGTCAAAACTCTTTTCTTGCAATAGATGCTATTTTAGATGCTCAAAAAGAGATGATTGCTAATCAAAACTATATAAATCTTCTAAATTTAGCAAAAAATAAGAATGCTGTAAGTGATTTAGAAGCTGTTGTTTTAAAAATTGATGAAGCAAAAAAAGAGTTAAAAGGTTTGCCACAAGATGATTTTACAAATGCAAAAAAACTTTTTGATTTGTCAGCACAAATTCATGATTTATACTATATTACAATAATTGAAAAATTAGGATTAAAACCTGAAATTTTAGATGCAGATGGAGATTAA